ATACCCTTCTTCGACCGCCAACTCTGTATGATAAACAGAAAGCGGCATGGCACGCGCGAGAGAAAGGTCGAAATGGCCGCATCTTCTACTTAACTCGTGCGACTGGCCGGTATGCTTCTGAGTTAACCAAAGTAACCCTAAAAGTTCCTgtatctttcttttataacaTTGCAAATGGATTTCACAATTACCCTTCGGTCGGCTATGCTGGGGTTGAAGTACGTCGCCGAGACCAGATCGTCAATTTTGAAACTGGTCTTGCGGCAGCCGGCAAAGAGTTTACGCTCGGAATGTGGGAGGCCTTTAGCGGGGTGGTTGTCTGGCCTTACAAAAGTATTCATGAAGATGGTGCGAAAGGAATCGGCAAAGGTGTATGGCGCGGCTCAAAAGGCTTTTTCTCCAACTTGGGTGCCTGTGAGTAATCTTTCCCAATCCCTCCGTCCAATAATCATAAGATGACTgtggttattattataagcaaTTGGCAACAAGTTACTAATATCGGCGTAGCAACTTTTGGTTTGCCAGGTTATACGCTTAAGGGTGTGGAAAGGGAGCTGCAAAAGCACCATCTCACTTACTGTAAAGCCGAAATCATTCTAATCAGGCTACGACAAGGCATTGAAGCTTTTCGAAACGCCACTCcacgagagagagatggagtTGTCTGTCGATGGCAGAAACACATCCAAAAGAAAGGTTTGTGAATATCCTTTGAAAGTGAACACTCATGCCGATTTATGGTCACCTTGGTACCCTGTATGATATAGATTGGGATTATACGCCCGATTTACGTCGAAGACAGTggttaaaatttatatttgtACAGATAAACGATTAgtactgttttttttcttgtcctttGAAGTATCCTGTGTATCTAGTAACAGCTATATTACTCTGTAAACTTCATGTGTGCTATGCACTTAAAATTTGGTGAGACCTATATGATATATTCAGTGTGAAGATGAGTTCAGTCGGCAAATATCCAGTATGGGTCTATGTCATAAAACGAGAGACCTAATTGCTCACTTGAAGCACCAGGTTTGCCATTCATGATAGTCTAGAGTAAGATTGATAGAATTCGACGTATTCAATCCATAAACCCAGATTAATAGGGGCGTTGCATATCTTTGTGATATCGTTCATCTACGCTAATTAAGCGCAGCTGAGAATATCATTACCGATGAGGCGGAATGAGGGCAGGGAGGTCGAGTTAAACAGTAAGTGATGTGTTATTTCGTACATTGGACTAACTGGGCAATGAGACTTCAGCAAGGACAAAAGCGAACAAGACAGCGGCCTAATAAAAGCTCCTCATTATAGTacaattaaaataattaatttgtAATTCTCCCCCGCAACGCTATTCTTGAAATGAATTACGCTGCGTTTATAGAGCAGAATTTTATTACTGAAGAGTAGAGTGAGTGGGTCTTACCGAGGTAATactatttctctctcctaAGACTTGCTTTCTCCGCGTCAAGCTGCTTAGGCCATGATGGCATATAAGTGATTAGTATTATGCAGCACTCTTATTATTAAGGTTAATGTTTCTAGAATTTCTATTTAATGACTGCTAGATTTCTCCTCGTTCttctattatataagctaatatatatgATTCAAAGAGCATCCAGCGGACCTCAATGAGTTCAACTGGGCAACAGTCTGGAAAATTGTCTTATAGCCTAACCGAAGTGACAGCACAATTCTCGTGCAACGATTGATGTACATAAAGCATACATAGTCGAAACAGCGTATTCGCCTTTCATTAAAGATGTGACATATAATCTTTAGTCACAGCTGGGCTAAGGAACTACGATGAAAGTTGTCTCCACTTTGGCTCTTTCTAATACTAACATCTGCGAATCATGGAATAATACAAGCAAAGTCGTCAACTTGTAGAATGTATAATTCACGGACACTAGTTCAAATACCGAGGTCATTGTGGAGCCCGATGTTTGGTATACATAGCGTTGCTGGCTTGGCAGCTACGGAGAATGCCTGCTAGTACATGCGGTTTGGAAAGCCTCCAAGGTACCAGAACCTGGGGATCTGATGGACACACGTTTAGTAAATAGCAGTGAGTGTCACAAGGCCGCGTGGGGACTTGCCACAACCATCGGCCATTCAATACGTCTGCATTACGAGTGTGCGCAAATTGTGTTCTCGAACGAGAGCTTgatactaatatatatagaacTAGTATGCGGATTCAGAAGAGGCCATTGGCAGATTTGGAGCCGCCAAGCTACTAAAGTACCTTACTATCTCGCATTATCTTAATCTACGATTAACACTGCTTATCGTTTTCATatcggcgatggcgatatTTTGGATCACATCTATCACTTCACTGCTCCATTTTCCAAGTTTGGAACGAGGTTTTGGGCAGTTAGTTCTTGCGCACGAGAGGTTGCAGTGTTTCCATCTCCCGCTTACTAGCGTCCCTCAGCATGGGAGAAATTACATGTAAACGAAACAGTCCCATCACTAAGGCCATACGGAGTAGCCGGGCGCATGTTGCCAGAGTAGGAAGCAGCTTTGGAACTATATTTGGAAAAATGTTCCTTGGCCTTAACATGTGAAAAGTACAAAAGCTGGGATGGATGAAGACGGGAGCGCGGCATATAATATACACTTGACTGATTTAAGGTACAAGGTCACGACAGACAAGAAGCGCTCGCGCACAGTTTTCGCGTGctcggaaaaaaaaaggttcttACTGTAAGATTGCGACACCGGAGTCGGAATGCCCAGCGCCAAAGCTCGAGGCTATAGACGGGCATCCATTAAGAGATACACAGTCAACAGCTTTCTCTGAAGTAGGTGGAAACTCCATGGAGTCCTATTGATCAAGCAATTCGAACACTATAACTGCAAACTGACTCGAGGAACCGACGATGCGATGTCTAGCAGCGGCTCCAGAACCAAGCTTGCTTACCAACCACGTAgccttgtactccgtatatggCTTCAAAGCTCACATTGAAGATAGTCTCAACTGTTATTAGGTAAGAGCTGCGCGCTGTTAGTGCAGCAACATGTGGCTTGCTGAAAGTAATGGGGGCTGCTATCATTCTCAGCCCTCGGATGTTAGAGTCGGAACAAACGGGAGATTGCGGAGCTCAGCTGGAGTTAGCTAAGTCCCGAGTATGCGGGGAGCGGCACTAAGGCGAACAATTTTCTGGGGAACCGGGGCTCCGACGGATGAAGAACTATAGCTAGTGGGAAGAGAGCAATCCACGTCATGGGGCGCCCTTTTCCCAATCCACAAACTGCTTCTCCGACAGGTCTGCaacttgtttctttttttacctttgtttcttttcacCGCACTGCTGCCGATTGGCGTTGCTGAACACGATGCCGCGACGACGCGCCAGCAAGGCTTGCCTTCATTGCCGCCAGAGAAAGGTCCGTTGCGATGTGACGCTGCGAGGGGTTCCTTGCTTGAATTGCCAGCTGGATCACCAGACATGCGCGATCCAGGAGCGCAAATCCAAACGGTATGGCGACCGTAGCTGCGAGCAGTTTCCTTCATCAGACTGACTGTGGGGGCGGCCAAAGACCGCTGGCAGATTCGAATATTTCGGCTTACCGTGAAGGCGGCGCGGTGGTCGAGGGCCTATCGACGAGAGTTGCAGACGAGAATCCCTCCGGCATAGACAGCATAGATCAATGGGCCAAGCGACTGGGCGGAGTGCCACCATTTGGCGCCAAAGGATTATCGACCAGCCCTCACAGCGACGCACGATCGAATGAAAGCAACTGTATCGACCTCGAAGGATTCTCGCCGAAGACTGCATCGGCAATTGCGAATGTACACAACGGCAAAACGAAGTCGAGTCGATATAGTACATTCTCGAATTCATCAAAAGCGCGAGCCAATAGCAACGCATACAACAGCTATGACACTCTGCCCTTTATCGCAACCCCCGAGCTGGGACACCTCTCAGCTCTGGATGTTCGTTTTATGCAACTCAATGGGTGTTTCGAACTCCCTCCAATGCCGATTCTCAACGAACTAGTTCGAATGTATTTTCTTCATACACATCCTATCGTACCGCTCCTTGATGAGGGTGATTTTTGGGATTCATTCTCATGTTCAAGTGGGGAGAaaatttctttgcttttgtttcAAGCGATGGTATTCGCTGCATGCGCCGTGAGCCCAGAGTCCACATATCCTTCGTATAATGTTAATACTGTAGTCTCTCTAACAAAAACACAATAGTTCATTCCAGAAGCTgttgcagaagcagcaggttTCCCCTACCCGAGGGCGGCCGCAGAGGCTTTTTacaagaagaccaaggtcTGGAGCCTATCCCAAGCACGCCGTTGAAAAGAACACTGCTAAAAATGCGAAATTTATCCTCTATACAGATCCTATACGACTTTGAAATTGAGTCGAATCCCATCGCTCTCGGCCAGGTGGCAATACTGCTCACCTTCTGGCCGGGTGGTCTACGGCTGGGCCTAACGAAAGCAAACTCAGCATGGCTGGGCACAGCCATTCGACACGCAAAATCCCTCCGAGCACATCATTTATCGTCGAAGCATGCCAGCCAGCACACGCAAAATGTCCCCCCCAAAACACGGATAATGCTTCGGCGACTCTGGTGGTGCTGTTACTTTCGCGACCGCTCTCTCGCGCTGGCTCTTCGTCGAACGATGCGGATCCCTGAAAAATATCCATTGTTAACTCTCGAAGATTTCGAAGGCGAATTTCACCGCTCTCGCGTATACAATGCTGAAGCAAAGCGCCATATTTTCGATATTTACATTCAAATATCTAAGTTAATCGTAATCATGACGGACGTGCTTCGACTATGCTCGATTTCAGAAGACGGAATAGATAGCGAGACGACCAGGACGGATCATCATGCGATAGCGAATTGCATGGCTCAACTGCAGGCATGGCATGATGAAACCAGGCTACAGTTTCCAGATGATGGAGACCGGCCAGGTGTCCAGCCACACTTTGTCATCATACAGACCAATCTGATGTTTATATACTACTTGTGAGTTCCAATGTCACCTATCACAGCATAATGCCGGTACATACGTGCGGCAATACAGCACTTACAAAAGCTGACAGTGTGCTGATTAAGCGCTGCGAAATTGGCCATCCACCATCAAGAGATTTTCTATGCTGTTCGCGATTCCGACAATGCAAATGGCGAAGGGCCGTATCCCACCCTTGCCGGCAAAAGCGACCAAGTTCGTGATGCTGTCAACAACCTTATCAAGCACCTTTCCAACCCTGTGCAGCTTGGACTGGCGCAATATCTACCCGTCAGCGTGTAAGAttatacctactactactaccattCACCATTTTAATCCCCGCCCGTGAGCATGCTTTATGCTAACTTGTTCTGGGTGTCAAGCGTTGCATTTGTTGCCATGCCCCTCCTGGTACAGATTCTCAATGCAAAGATCATGTCCCGCGGCGTGGTAAGTTCGCGAGCGGCAATACATCAAGAGCAGCTGCATTCCCTGATCAATCTGGTCAAGCAGTGCCACCGGCGGCTTGGTGGAGTCGACGCCATGTGTGTTATAATTCGTCGACTAACGGATGCGGCTCAATCCCGATTTCTGACTGGAAAGACATCTCAGGTCACTGAGTTCATCGATTTAATTGACTACAGCCCGCTTGAGTACCTAAGATTCT
The Trichoderma asperellum chromosome 7, complete sequence DNA segment above includes these coding regions:
- a CDS encoding uncharacterized protein (EggNog:ENOG41~TransMembrane:1 (o543-561i)), with product MPRRRASKACLHCRQRKVRCDVTLRGVPCLNCQLDHQTCAIQERKSKRPLADSNISAYREGGAVVEGLSTRVADENPSGIDSIDQWAKRLGGVPPFGAKGLSTSPHSDARSNESNCIDLEGFSPKTASAIANVHNGKTKSSRYSTFSNSSKARANSNAYNSYDTLPFIATPELGHLSALDVRFMQLNGCFELPPMPILNELVRMYFLHTHPIVPLLDEGDFWDSFSCSSGEKISLLLFQAMVFAACAFIPEAVAEAAGFPYPRAAAEAFYKKTKILYDFEIESNPIALGQVAILLTFWPGGLRLGLTKANSAWLGTAIRHAKSLRAHHLSSKHASQHTQNVPPKTRIMLRRLWWCCYFRDRSLALALRRTMRIPEKYPLLTLEDFEGEFHRSRVYNAEAKRHIFDIYIQISKLIVIMTDVLRLCSISEDGIDSETTRTDHHAIANCMAQLQAWHDETRLQFPDDGDRPGVQPHFVIIQTNLMFIYYFAAKLAIHHQEIFYAVRDSDNANGEGPYPTLAGKSDQVRDAVNNLIKHLSNPVQLGLAQYLPVSVVAFVAMPLLVQILNAKIMSRGVVSSRAAIHQEQLHSLINLVKQCHRRLGGVDAMCVIIRRLTDAAQSRFLTGKTSQVTEFIDLIDYSPLEYLRFFLNLDLNLSNATLVENIRFSELKEELLQSKKTPSESESHTPVPDAEQTPSSTQPTEPALISTSTQQDAWGLNFPGAKTDPFAAIGDSPLDFDELLSGQGMLGIDPSLIDLESLPFMNQRMEWEMDAWLVGGS